The sequence aattaaatttaaacaaCATACAATTTGCTAAACCTGGATCAAACAAAACAGAAGCAAATCAAGCAACCTGATcaaaaagtaacaaaaaaatGGAGTACTTAAAACAAAACGACgaataataacatatttttaccTGAAATCAGAGACCCCGTTAGAAATGGAACTCTCGGAAAATGCTAAGATTTTATATGAAATTTCGTtaaaaaaacatcactcataaaataaatgtgtGTGAGCAAGGGAGGAGGAGAGATGGAAGCGCCGCCGCTGAACCAACAGCTGTAGTAGGGTGGCCGTTGGGCGGAGGTGACGGAGTAGACAATGATATGGGTAAAGAAAAAGgagatattaaaatataacaaagGAGGCCACGCGTCAGActatttgaaatattaatattatattatattatatgtttttttttgggGACAAATATAGGAACAGAAGATCCAAGTTCATCctattttagtttattttatttataattatataattactGAATTCTATTTTGACAATGATNNNNNNNNNNNNNNNNNNNNNNNNNNNNNNNNNNNNNNNNNNNNNNNNNNNNNNNNNNNNNNNNNNNNNNNNNNNNNNNNNNNNNNNNNNNNNNNNNNNNNNNNNNNNNNNNNNNNNNNNNNNNNNNNNNNNNNNNNNNNNNNNNNNNNNNNNNNNNNNNNNNNNNNNNNNNNNNNNNNNNNNNNNNNNNNNNNNNNNNNNNNNNNNNNNNNNNNNNNNNNNNNNNNNNNNNNNNNNNNNNNNNNNNNNNNNNNNNNNNNNNNNNNNNNNNNNNNNNNNNNNNNNNNNNNNNNNNNNNNNNNNNNNNNNNNNNNNNNNNNNNNNNNNNNNNNNNNNNNNNNNNNNNNNNNNNNNNNNNNNNNNNNNNNNNNNNNNNNNNNNNNNNNNNNNNNNNNNNNNNNNNNNNNNNNNNNNNNNNNNNNNNNNNNNNNNNNNNNNNNNNNNNNNNNNNNNNNNNNNNNNNNNNNNNNNNNNNNNNNNNNNNNNNNNNNNNNNNNNNNNNNNNNNNNNNNNNNNNNNNNNNNNNNNNNNNNNNNNNNNNNNNNNNNNNNNNNNNNNNNNNNNNNNNNNNNNNNNNNNNNNNNNNNNNNNNNNNNNNNNNNNNNNNNNNNNNNNNNNNNNNNNNNNNNNNNNNNNNNNNNNNNNNNNNNNNNNNNNNNNNNNNNNNNNNNNNNNNNNNNNNNNNNNNNNNNNNNNNNNNNNNNNNNNNNNNNNNNNNNNNNNNNNNNNNNNNNNNNNNNNNNNNNNNNNNNNNNNNNNNNNNNNNNNNNNNNNNNNNNNNNNNNNNNNNNNNNNNNNNNNNNNNNNNNNNNNNNNNNaatataattatatattaaataaatatatttcgagTAGCTAGTGAATatgttataatataattttttttaaaattaaaaaaactactatattcttatttttttatgaaacgtCATCGGCTGTGATACGATCCGCTAACGtggatacataaaaaaaaaaaaaaaaaaccttatatTAAATTAGACCTTACAActctgtattttttttaaaaaaaaagtagatgtatttgtttcaaaatttaGAGGTTTATATACTTGGTTTTATATCACCTGATGCTCATTTGTCATCTTgctaccttttttttttttttttaaaaaaaaatttacagatCAAAAGATTCAACAatattgcttttttttttttcaggcaTGAATCACAAATTCAcgattttgtttttctttttaaaagtaTACTTGCCTCCAGGGTCAAATAGGGAGTattcatatatttgttttttataatataatataatgttaaaatttaactagtactattattattattattattattatcgtcAATCtaaaaagtattattattataattataataatagttTTCACACACTAATTATGCATAActagtaatatattttttgaaggGGGATCCGTCCAAGGGAACTGCTGCATGTTGTTTGTGGCCTTATAAAAACACTAGACGTGTTCTTTTTGTCAATATCGAGAATTTAGACATCTCGCGAATGGGCTGTTTCTAGAAAGGACACCTGTTacgaataaaataatctttgtaatttatattttcatattatctgatttttttacaaaatatatctaaaatttgctttaaaaaatttaaattattatgcaCCTACCTCTCTTGAGTTTTtcatattaacaaaaaaaaaaaaaatcagctatttttaaatattaaatacacaTTATTGTGAATTAACAAACaactattaaaattttaacatcatacacGCTTCCTTCATgtttgtatttcttacattTAACGTCGAAAAATGTAAGGTAAATAAATATAAGATACTTACAAATTTGACCTGTGTGTTTGTAATTGCTAGGTTAAATATCAATGAGTGAGAGGAGTAGTGAGATGAACGATTTCGTATAAGGTTCTCGTGCATCAAATTGTTGACGTTGCGTCGCATGATCTATAGGCTAGGTGGATCATAAAAGAGTGTCGTCAAATCTTCGTCGGTGGTAGAAAAATTATAAGActgatatttaaaaaatatgagacATAACAAGTACACATTGACATGCAACTCCTCGAAATCATAGGCCAAATAGTCAGACCAATTAGCACCCAATTAGATACACTCTGCACTACCAcgaatttaaagaaataaagtttCGATTGGCTAACAACGATAACTTTTCACCTAGTATTAAGTATCTTAACAATTAAAATTAGAGCGAAGTAATTAGTTTAAGTCtcttaataaatatatttctatACCTCTTAGGTGAAAAAATATTGAGTTAATCGTGCATGAGTGAGTAATACTATGAGGAGTGGCCTCTTTAGAAGTTTTTGTGTGTCAAGCTGTTGACATTGCTTTGATTGATCTATTGACTaggtgaaaaataaaaaaagtgacATCAAATCTTAACGAGTAATATTATCCCTGCGCGAGACATGACTGACGATAGGATAGAGGTAAGACCGATCTCTAATGGATATGAAACACCTCCAGCAAATAGACGTACATCTTTCACACTCATGAACTTAACATCCCGACCTATTAACACCAAAGTATGTGCATTCAACGCTTTCACgagtataaagaaataaaattgcTCATTGACtacaattatatatttttgtctAGTGATAAACGCATGATCCTaataatatttgttaaaattattgagtttatttgttatttttcataaaccttaataaatagataaatataacatttaaatataattcgTTTTTTTTAACTGTCACAAACTTCAAGTAGATAAATGTAATTATCCTAACCAAAAtacaagaaattaaaatttaaaaataatagaaagcttaaatcaataatactttggaaataattcaaataatataacTTATCACCAGCCATTTTACATGCTTCTCTTGTTACATGATTATGTGTTGGAAGAGAAACAAAAAACGGGCTCTCTCTCTTTACAAAAGCAGAGAATgtgtgtatttttttatataagaatTCAACTTTAATTGCCGTCATATTAACCATGCGCACATCTCCTTGGAATTGCGATCCACTCCAATTACTGCAATGCAAGCAATTGAAAAGtttaaacatcaaaatcttGGTAAATTTATGCCAAGATCCAACCAGCTTCCCATTAAAACAAGTAATCTTTGGCTATAATCCCGGTAGAACAACCAAACAAAGCGGCAAGCACATATATTATCCACTCTACTTTTATAATCTACAAGCAACTTCTTCCTGTagattcccagaacacatatcAGGTCGCATAATGCAATATTTCCAAATTACAGAACGTTGATCCACTCTCAGACCCGGACCCACGAGAACGAAACCGGGCTCTTCACTTGATGCTGAGCGTTACTCCAAGTAATCGACCCAAACCCATTCCCTGAAGATCCATTCGTGCCCTTCTTCAAAACGAATGTTGCTGTGAAACGTCTTTTGTCCCCCACCATCTTGAAAAGAAGGCTCGACGGTTTAACAATCACCGCCACGTTTGATGGAGTTTCAACAGAAACCTTGTAGACAGACCCAGCTGCTCCAACATTGGTCAGTTCCCGAGAGTATCGAACGACCCTGGACTTACCAAACAACACTGAGAAAGACGGATAGTTAAGCTGGCCAGGGTCATGAAATCTCCTGTCACAAGTGACATTAGGACGTTTCGAGATGGTTTCAATCATTCCTACTGTGTAGTTTAGAGAGCAGAGAAAGGTGATGTAATCTTGAGGGGTGGCATCATATACGAGTCCAGGGTAGAGGGCTCTCTGAGGGTCGACATGGCCGGAACCATGAGCAAATGGTGTGGAGAGTGAGTAGTCGGCTGCATCGCGAAGGGGGGAGTTGGTGGTGTCAAGTACGTAGGCAGTGGTCATCAAGGCGGATTTGATTGCACTCGGGCTCCAGTTTGGATGCGCTGCTTTTAGCAGGGCTGCTAGGCCAGAGATGTGCGGGCAGGACATGGACGTGCCTGCAAATTTTTATCTGATATTAACGCAcgagaaatttgaaaaataaattacaccCTTAAGCGCGATTTAGTTCCATTGAGTTTATAAACCACTATAGTTAGAAAACAGTATACCAACAATTGGGCCAACTATTTTCAGGGAAAAAAACTCGTAAAAAACAGTTATTAGCAAAACTCAAATCTTGTGAATATATTCGCCACAAGATTCTTGCGGCTAAAAACCTTATTACGTATAGTAGGTAGAACAAAAGTCAACAAAGTAAGAACAATACGATCGCAAATGCATGGATTTTCAACGTACGAGTAATGTCCATCACGCGACTTTTCAAGGGGCAATGAATCTTTTTCAAAGGATGCTATGCTATAAAGCTCACAAACTCTTAGAAAGTAGACAGCAAAGCatgcatattatattaaaagatCCATTTAATGCTCGGATCCAAAAActattttatcttttaatttttcatcaaatcaacaatttaaaaacaccatgtaataaaaaaataatcataaataataGTACTCACGTACCAatcttttgatatatattatcttatatattattattattatacataaAAGTTTGACAAGGACAAGACTTTCCAATAATTACCAACAATTCGGACGATAGCCGTTAAAGGGCACTTACCAGATATGATGTTGAACCGACTCTTTCTAGTGTCTAGCTCAAGTCCGGTGGGCCCGACTGCTTCAGACCAAGCTGCCAATACATTCACACCCGGCCCGATAATATCCGGCTTTAATATCTGCGGCGTGATCGTGTTGGGCCCCCTCGAACTGAACGCCGCCACAACCGGAGACGGTTTCACGTTCACCACCGTCCCACCGAAGCCCAGAAGCGCCTTCGGGTTCTTCTGGGTTTTCACGTACTGTCTTATCTTATCACCCACTTTCCTCCCGACTGCTACCGTCGGCAATAGGTGGCTGTCTGCTACCAGCTCCTCCCCGCTCTCCGCCGTGTTCGCCAGTATCATTCCAACCCCACCAGCGTCCCTCACCACCGCACCTTTCTCCACCCTCGCGTTGATCCCTCTGTCACACAGCACCACTTTCCCACGAACTATTGTTGGATCTAGGGATCCTGCTAAGCACAAATTGTTGGAACTGTTCTTGCCTTTATTGTACACTAATTCCACCACCTCCTTACCCATGTCTTTTCCACTGTACAATGATACCCCAGTGTACTTCTTCCCGTTTCCTAATGTGGCAAACGCCGGAAAATCCCGGTCTATTGAGCCGGCACCAACAGTCATAATCCATGGCGCAACATTCGTCAGTGAAGATTTAGCAGGCCCACTATTTCCTGCTGAACATGACACGAAAATCCCCCTCTCCATCGCAGAGAAAGCTCCTATCGCGATTGTATCGCGCGCGTAAGTCTCAGATCCACCGCCAAGGGATAAAGATAAGACGTCGACTCCGTCGCGTATTGCACGGTCCATTCCGGCTAGTATGTCGGAACCAAGACAACCTGTTTTCCAGCAAACTTTGTAGGTCGCCAATCTGGCGTGGGTGGCCATACCTCGGGCTTTTCCCCTCGCGTACCCAAAGAGACTGGCGTTCGCCACTTCAGACCCAGCGGCAGTGCTTGCCGTGTGAGTTCCATGGCCATCGAAATCGCGCGGGGATTGCAAATCCTTCATCTTCAAACTCGACACcatttgagtataacctttggAGAAAAACCTCGCACCAATAAGTTTCTTATTGCAGTGGATTTTGGGATTGAAATCATGCGTAGATTCACATTCGCCGCGCCATCTGGATGGCACATCCGGCATATCGACGTCGTTGAAGGACTTTGATTCAGGCCAGACCCCTGTATCCAAAACCCCGACGACAACATCTTGTAACGCCCGATTGAGTTCCTGCAGACCGTGGCCTGTCCACGGGCTGAGCTGAGCATCCAGCCCGAGAAACTCTGGAGTACGAGTGGTATGCAGGGAGTAAATTCTGTCCTCATAGACTCCGATAACAGAATCCAATCTTCGGAGGGACTCTACCTCCTCCAGATCAAGCACGGCGGCGAAGCCATGATAAGCGGCGTCATAGGTATACAGAAGAGACTCTGGGGAAAAGGAACTCAAATGGTCGGCGTACCATTCACTATGGGTCGAATAAGAAACGGGTTTTTGGTGGTGCTTAACACGAACAATGTAGGTTTTCTTGGCTAGTACCGAAACCAAAAAGGTGTGGAAAATAAAAAAGGTGGCACAAAAGCAGATCCCACGGGAGAAAATCCCGGAGTTCAATCCCATAGTTGCAGAAATGAAGGGAAAACTAACAAGTAAAAAGGTGCGctataaaaagtaaaatatgtGTGAGATAGAGAAGACGGTGGCTTGTTTTGGGTTTATAAAGGGCAAATGCTAACTATAAGGCTTCAATTCTATTTTTATTACGAGAATACCACTGTCAATTGCTTAGGCGTGGCGGTTTCTTTTCTTAGTGGACCTGTTTACGTCTCTTAATTTacggtttttattttatttatttataattttttttaaaatacatttttaatcaattacttttattttcttcaaattgTATGGtcttgtaatataatataatagattAGGTCTCATGTGAAATCGTCTCatggatcttaatctgtgagacgggtcaactctatccatattcacaataaaaagtaatacctttaacataaaaagtaataatttttcatgaataaccaaaataagagatccgtctcacaaatacgactcaTGAGAACTCCTCACACGAATTTTTGTCAATATAATATACTTAATCCGAAGGCACGCACTTCTAAGCATCCAGCTTTGTCAGATAATGCTTGGGTTTAAATGTCGTGTGGACtatatttgtaataaaaaaattaaaaagataacATGCATATacgaattaatttaatataaatgcATAATTTGACTATTCTGTATGttttgtcaaataaattatttttaccactgaatattaacaaaaaaatttattcaaatataatattatcccataacttaataaatattaaaattcgtCTTACTTGCGACTAAACCAAAAAAACTATGCTCGAAAAATAGTGAAAAGTAGTCCACCGAATAAGTGCTTTCAGAGTAGTTTCGGATATGTAGGTTCGACCAGTGACTGGTAACAATTTCGACTATAACCAAATCTAAAATTCGTTTTAATCGTAATCAAAAACCGATCAAAAATcgattcaattttttaaaacaaaatttagaatttttctaaattttaattatttccatatatttaaattcatgagttttatttgtttttatgtatataattatttggattttaaattttgttcaaaaaattaaagcttatttgatttattatttaattttgaaaaatatatgtaattatatttgatattttgttatatttattttgttgtttaaattttaaactttgttatatataaatttttattatttatatgattaataatttttttaaaaatatattaaatatataacatatgaatattttatataatataacaatgttTTGATCTGACCGTCCTGTTGAACCACTATTTTAAGATACGTTGGTTCGATCAAATGTGTAAGTATAAAAACATTGCGTATCGTTATGATAAATTTGTGTTCAAAATTCAAGCCTTATAacgaaattaaatttatttagtatttaaaaTNTAAGtgtctcaaatttaataatatagtatagataataaATGTAGGGGATAATATCATTTTCAGACTTGCACgagataaataaattaatccataattataataaatatttttagtatattatGCGAACTTCCAAAATTAACCCTAACTCcatgaagaaaaaaatagatTGAAATGTGGAACATAGTAATTCTACTTATTATCATGTAAATTTCATCAACGTTGGTGAATTTTAATATCTGAAAGTAACTTCCACCACCAGGTTCTTTTTAATTGATTGGTTGCTTTCTTTTTCTATATTATTACAATCGAAATCTACTTTTTCTCTCCACTCAATTTTTCATATTCCAAATCgattaaaaaattacatattataTTGAATGAAAATTGTGACACATTAATCGtactaaaaaaggaaaaagtatTGCATGTACAAATGACTAAAATTTTGACTTTAACGGTTCGTTTGTTGAAATTTATGGTCCAGCCCACACCTTTGTGATGCATGGGAAAACTTTATTATGCATCACACCAAATTAATAAATAGGTTTTGAAATCCTTCCCTAAATTTAGATTTGGCCAACTAAGTCAATGAAATAAAAGGGAACTCGACTTAGTTTGAATTTCAATTATGTTTATACACAAAAAATAATGGAAGCCCATGCTTGGATCCTTCcattaaaatacaattttaaaaattgattaaatgccttcttaaatcataatttttaattaaagaaacACGTTGTGGGAGCCCGTGCtctgattaatatttaatgaccaaacaaccaggatttattaatgtaaacaacgaaagcgattaaaatttttcattctGGGCCTacaaaaatttcggcatgacctattcgtaaataggacatcccaaaaaatcaaaacacaacaataacattatacgctcgaaaataacatcaagtttACAATCAACCATACAAACATCTtacagccgcactggccaggactagacacaacataccacaaataaaatccaaaacaacataaaaacatcACCACTACACATGGCATCTCCTTGGCAAATATATCAAATCAGtatgatatataaatatctgggaactctgacacaaaccaactgactactgggtaccactcgctgacgctccaccaAACGAGTCAAAACCCCTGGAATGActtgctatggcatcaaaaacaaccacaacatcaaaagaaaacaggggtcggGCCCCAGTAAGACGAACCAATAACATTAcgacaaatataactgacatgaaataaCATCAAGTAAAATGT comes from Primulina huaijiensis isolate GDHJ02 chromosome 2, ASM1229523v2, whole genome shotgun sequence and encodes:
- the LOC140971833 gene encoding subtilisin-like protease SBT1.8, giving the protein MGLNSGIFSRGICFCATFFIFHTFLVSVLAKKTYIVRVKHHQKPVSYSTHSEWYADHLSSFSPESLLYTYDAAYHGFAAVLDLEEVESLRRLDSVIGVYEDRIYSLHTTRTPEFLGLDAQLSPWTGHGLQELNRALQDVVVGVLDTGVWPESKSFNDVDMPDVPSRWRGECESTHDFNPKIHCNKKLIGARFFSKGYTQMVSSLKMKDLQSPRDFDGHGTHTASTAAGSEVANASLFGYARGKARGMATHARLATYKVCWKTGCLGSDILAGMDRAIRDGVDVLSLSLGGGSETYARDTIAIGAFSAMERGIFVSCSAGNSGPAKSSLTNVAPWIMTVGAGSIDRDFPAFATLGNGKKYTGVSLYSGKDMGKEVVELVYNKGKNSSNNLCLAGSLDPTIVRGKVVLCDRGINARVEKGAVVRDAGGVGMILANTAESGEELVADSHLLPTVAVGRKVGDKIRQYVKTQKNPKALLGFGGTVVNVKPSPVVAAFSSRGPNTITPQILKPDIIGPGVNVLAAWSEAVGPTGLELDTRKSRFNIISGTSMSCPHISGLAALLKAAHPNWSPSAIKSALMTTAYVLDTTNSPLRDAADYSLSTPFAHGSGHVDPQRALYPGLVYDATPQDYITFLCSLNYTVGMIETISKRPNVTCDRRFHDPGQLNYPSFSVLFGKSRVVRYSRELTNVGAAGSVYKVSVETPSNVAVIVKPSSLLFKMVGDKRRFTATFVLKKGTNGSSGNGFGSITWSNAQHQVKSPVSFSWVRV